The proteins below come from a single Danaus plexippus chromosome 9 unlocalized genomic scaffold, MEX_DaPlex mxdp_24, whole genome shotgun sequence genomic window:
- the LOC116767404 gene encoding large ribosomal subunit protein mL50, with amino-acid sequence MLRKALLTPRFENFQVVCVRHKQVKLPKVDKKFQAEAESLAARGFLRPNKPWDPPVDINTTILKICSENGLNEQSTFDSLEIKYSVLKACFDQTGHSVPNSLLHTIENVDDLQTFYETPVDTLTPFDSLKKMELPRNLHVQEDYVRFHPDKDTLFNGKTVFPKRSSIVSGLKARKKYEGFTAKRSWP; translated from the exons atgttgcgAAAAGCATTGCTCACTCCAAGATTTGAAAACTTTCAG GTGGTATGTGTAAGGCATAAACAAGTGAAACTTCCAAAGGtcgataaaaaatttcaagcaGAAGCTGAATCACTTGCTGCTAGGGG GTTTCTTCGACCTAACAAGCCCTGGGATCCTCCAGTCGATATAAACACaacaatactaaaaatatgctCTGAAAATGGCCTCAATGAACAATCGACATTTGATTCCTTGGAAATCAAGTACTCGGTGTTAAAAGCATGTTTTGATCAAACAGGTCACTCTGTACCAAACTCCTTACTACATACTATTGAGAATGTTg atgACTTGCAAACATTTTACGAAACACCTGTTGATACTTTGACACCTTTTGATAGTCTGAAGAAAATGGAACTTCCTAGGAATTTACATGTTCAGGAAGATTACGTCCGATTCCATCcag ATAAAGATACTCTATTTAATGGAAAGACAGTTTTTCCGAAACGTTCTTCAATTGTCTCAGGATTAAAGGCCCGGAAGAAGTATGAAGGTTTCACAGCAAAGAGATCTTggccttaa